A window of the Isosphaera pallida ATCC 43644 genome harbors these coding sequences:
- a CDS encoding ferredoxin, with the protein MADLDQKVPENRPGRFYVDLTCIDCDFCRETAPRHFARHRPGRYSFVQRQPMTPEEEARCREALEGCPVEAIGDDGVPAVETVGVEPS; encoded by the coding sequence ATGGCCGACCTCGACCAGAAAGTGCCCGAGAACCGTCCGGGCCGCTTTTATGTGGACCTCACCTGCATCGACTGCGATTTCTGTCGAGAAACCGCACCTCGTCACTTTGCGCGCCACCGCCCCGGACGTTATAGTTTTGTTCAACGTCAGCCGATGACCCCCGAGGAGGAAGCGCGCTGCCGCGAAGCCCTTGAAGGCTGCCCTGTCGAAGCTATCGGCGACGACGGCGTTCCCGCCGTTGAGACGGTCGGCGTCGAACCCTCCTGA
- the ilvN gene encoding acetolactate synthase small subunit, whose product MSDGLQDTGWRRHVLSALVMNQPGVLSHVAGMLASRGFNIDSLAVGETETPELSRMTFVVVGDDRHLEQVRKQLEKIVTVVKVLDISKEEFVERDLMLIKVRATPEQRSEIRGLADDFRARVVDVGPSLMMLEVSGTAKKVEAFIELMRPYGIAELARTGRIALVRDSVRPVDRATLPPEPGGVVVGHSSL is encoded by the coding sequence ATGAGTGACGGGTTGCAGGACACGGGTTGGCGTCGTCACGTGCTCTCGGCGCTGGTGATGAACCAACCGGGGGTACTGTCGCACGTGGCGGGGATGTTGGCCTCGCGGGGCTTCAACATCGACAGCTTGGCGGTGGGCGAGACCGAGACGCCGGAACTCTCGCGGATGACCTTCGTGGTGGTCGGCGACGACCGCCACCTGGAACAAGTCCGCAAGCAGCTCGAAAAGATCGTCACCGTCGTCAAGGTGCTGGACATCTCCAAGGAAGAGTTCGTCGAGCGCGACCTGATGCTCATCAAAGTCCGGGCGACCCCGGAGCAGCGTTCAGAAATCCGCGGCCTGGCCGACGACTTCCGCGCTCGGGTCGTCGATGTCGGACCTAGCCTCATGATGCTGGAGGTCTCAGGAACCGCCAAAAAGGTCGAGGCGTTCATCGAACTGATGCGGCCCTATGGCATTGCCGAACTCGCCCGCACCGGACGCATTGCCCTGGTGCGCGACTCGGTGCGTCCGGTCGATCGCGCCACCCTCCCCCCTGAACCCGGCGGTGTGGTGGTCGGTCACTCCAGCTTGTGA
- a CDS encoding TIGR03067 domain-containing protein: MASRGVLSWGMVGLLSIHVGWASPVRIDDHGRDHETELARMVGVWTVTSWEAEGNKLPAASIEDARMTIRKDGSFSVRLGGANLRGTIRFDPSSKPAKFDATTIDESGEESSFEGIYKIELKEGFIVWTVCVGAPGGGRPVEFVSEADAGTSLMIFRKPLE, translated from the coding sequence ATGGCCAGCCGAGGCGTGCTTTCATGGGGGATGGTCGGTTTGCTCTCAATCCACGTGGGGTGGGCTTCGCCGGTTCGGATCGACGATCATGGCCGAGATCACGAGACTGAACTGGCTCGCATGGTGGGCGTGTGGACGGTGACCTCCTGGGAAGCCGAAGGCAACAAGCTGCCGGCCGCCTCGATCGAGGACGCCCGAATGACTATCCGTAAGGATGGCTCGTTCTCCGTGCGCTTGGGAGGCGCGAACCTGCGGGGGACCATCCGGTTCGATCCTTCCTCCAAACCGGCTAAGTTCGATGCGACAACGATTGACGAATCCGGTGAAGAGTCCTCGTTCGAAGGGATTTACAAAATTGAACTCAAAGAGGGATTCATCGTCTGGACCGTTTGCGTTGGAGCGCCGGGAGGTGGACGCCCCGTCGAGTTCGTCTCCGAGGCTGACGCGGGCACATCGTTGATGATCTTTCGCAAACCGTTGGAGTAA
- the ilvC gene encoding ketol-acid reductoisomerase codes for MPAVMYYDQDADLGLLKDKTIAIIGYGSQGHAQALNLRDSGLKVVVGQRPGSANYEAAVKDGFQPVSAAEAAQAGDLINLLLPDEVQGDIYERDVKPHLKPGNLLLCSHGFNIHFGQVVPPPGVDCALVAPKGPGHLVRSEFVKGGGVPCLIATTETTTPAGKAQALAYAKGIGGTRGGVLQTTFAEETETDLFGEQVVLCGGVSALVKMGFETLVEAGYQPESAYFECMHELKLIVDLLYQGGLNYMRYSISNTAEYGDYTRGPRIITEQTRVEMRKILHEIQSGQFAKEWILENKANRPTFNAIKRRERQHPIEEVGKRLRSLMTWIDAKTV; via the coding sequence ATGCCCGCGGTGATGTATTACGATCAGGATGCCGACCTCGGTTTGCTTAAGGACAAGACGATTGCCATCATCGGCTACGGCAGTCAGGGCCACGCCCAGGCGCTTAACCTTCGGGACAGCGGCTTGAAGGTGGTGGTGGGCCAACGCCCCGGCTCGGCCAACTACGAGGCGGCCGTCAAGGACGGCTTCCAACCGGTCTCCGCGGCTGAGGCGGCCCAAGCGGGCGACCTCATCAACCTTCTGCTGCCCGACGAAGTGCAGGGCGACATCTACGAGCGCGACGTCAAACCTCATCTCAAACCGGGCAACCTGTTGCTCTGTTCGCACGGATTCAACATCCACTTCGGTCAGGTCGTCCCTCCCCCTGGGGTCGATTGCGCCCTGGTGGCCCCCAAAGGTCCCGGCCACCTGGTCCGCTCTGAGTTCGTCAAGGGCGGCGGCGTCCCCTGCCTAATCGCCACCACCGAAACCACCACCCCCGCCGGCAAAGCCCAGGCGCTGGCCTACGCCAAAGGAATCGGCGGTACCCGCGGCGGCGTCCTCCAAACAACCTTCGCTGAGGAAACCGAAACCGACCTCTTCGGTGAACAGGTCGTCCTATGCGGAGGCGTCAGCGCCCTGGTCAAAATGGGCTTCGAAACCCTGGTCGAAGCCGGCTATCAGCCCGAAAGCGCCTACTTCGAGTGCATGCACGAACTCAAACTCATCGTCGATCTGCTCTACCAGGGTGGTCTCAACTACATGCGCTACAGCATCTCCAACACCGCCGAATACGGCGACTACACCCGCGGTCCCCGAATTATCACCGAGCAAACCCGCGTCGAGATGCGCAAAATCCTGCATGAGATTCAGTCTGGCCAGTTCGCCAAGGAGTGGATTCTGGAGAACAAGGCTAACCGCCCCACCTTCAACGCGATCAAGCGTCGGGAACGCCAGCATCCCATCGAGGAGGTCGGCAAACGTCTGAGGTCGCTCATGACCTGGATCGACGCCAAGACTGTCTAA